A single window of Anaerocolumna chitinilytica DNA harbors:
- the alaS gene encoding alanine--tRNA ligase, which produces MKAYGVNELRKMFLDFFESKGHLKMDSFSLVPQNDKSLLLINSGMAPLKPYFTGQEIPPRNRVTTCQKCIRTGDIENVGKTARHGTFFEMLGNFSFGDYFKTEAIHWSWEFLTEVVGIDPNRLYPSVYEEDDEAFEIWNKEIGIAPERIFRFGKKDNFWEHGAGPCGPCSEIYYDRGEKYGCNEPGCTVGCDCDRYIEVWNNVFTQFENDGNGHYTELVQKNIDTGMGLERLATVTQDVDSIFDVDTIKALRDKVCEVAGVTYKTDSKTDVSIRLITDHIRSVTFMISDGIIPSNEGRGYVLRRLLRRAARHGRLLGIKDRFLATLSTTVIAESKDGYPELEEKKDYILKLLTIEEDNFNKTIDQGLKLLSDLEEVLVKEGKNILSGEDAFKLYDTYGFPLDLTREILEEKGFVIDEEGFTKAMNVQRETARSARAVTNYMGADETVYLQLDPSLTSSFVGYETDEADSKVLALTSDTEVVEELIAGQKGTIFTKETPFYATSGGQAADTGFITTAGAEFEVEDTIKLQGGKIGHVGIVTKGMIKANETVHLAINKEQRGDTRKNHSATHLLQKALRIVLGSHVEQAGSFVNEDRLRFDFTHFSALSKEEIVKVEEIVNEQIQNGLSVNTNIMTIDEAKKTGAMALFGEKYGDSVRVVTMGEFSKELCGGTHVANTGSIMIFKIVSETGVAAGVRRIEALTGKGVFRYYEQLEAELNQAAKVAKTEPAQLSAKIENLQEEIKTLQSENEKLKSKLAKDALGDVMNQVTEIKGVKLLAARADGVDVNNLRNLGDQLKDKLGEGVVILASSAEDKVNLIIMATDGAIKAGAHAGNLVKELAVLVGGGGGGRPNLAQAGGKNPAGIDALIKAAPKALEKQLN; this is translated from the coding sequence TGAAATGCTCGGTAACTTTTCTTTCGGAGATTATTTTAAAACAGAAGCGATTCACTGGTCCTGGGAATTCCTTACAGAGGTGGTGGGAATTGATCCTAACAGACTTTATCCTTCTGTTTATGAAGAAGACGATGAAGCTTTTGAGATATGGAATAAAGAAATTGGGATTGCGCCTGAGAGAATCTTCCGTTTTGGTAAAAAGGATAATTTCTGGGAACATGGTGCAGGTCCCTGTGGTCCCTGTTCTGAAATCTATTATGACAGAGGCGAAAAATACGGCTGTAACGAGCCCGGCTGTACCGTAGGCTGCGACTGTGATCGTTATATTGAAGTTTGGAACAATGTATTTACCCAGTTTGAAAATGACGGAAATGGCCATTATACAGAATTGGTTCAGAAAAATATTGATACTGGAATGGGACTGGAAAGACTTGCAACCGTTACCCAGGACGTAGATTCCATCTTTGATGTGGATACCATCAAAGCACTTCGTGATAAAGTATGTGAAGTAGCTGGTGTAACTTATAAAACAGATTCTAAGACAGATGTATCTATTCGTTTAATTACAGATCATATCCGTTCCGTAACCTTTATGATATCTGACGGTATTATTCCTTCTAATGAAGGAAGAGGATATGTACTTCGAAGATTATTAAGACGTGCAGCACGTCATGGAAGACTTCTTGGAATAAAAGACCGCTTCCTTGCGACTTTAAGCACAACAGTTATAGCTGAATCCAAAGATGGCTATCCCGAATTGGAGGAGAAAAAGGATTATATCTTAAAGCTTCTTACCATAGAAGAGGATAACTTTAATAAGACCATCGACCAGGGCTTGAAACTGTTATCTGATTTGGAAGAAGTTCTGGTGAAGGAAGGAAAGAACATCCTTTCCGGAGAAGATGCCTTTAAACTCTATGATACTTACGGCTTCCCTCTGGACTTAACAAGAGAAATCTTAGAAGAAAAAGGCTTTGTAATTGATGAAGAAGGCTTTACAAAAGCTATGAATGTTCAAAGAGAGACTGCCAGAAGTGCCCGTGCAGTTACAAATTACATGGGTGCTGATGAAACTGTTTATTTACAGTTGGATCCGTCCCTGACTTCAAGCTTTGTAGGTTATGAGACAGATGAAGCAGATTCGAAAGTACTTGCCCTAACTTCTGATACAGAAGTGGTAGAAGAACTTATTGCAGGACAGAAGGGTACTATCTTCACAAAAGAGACACCTTTCTATGCTACCAGTGGTGGACAAGCAGCAGATACCGGCTTTATTACAACCGCTGGTGCAGAGTTTGAAGTGGAAGATACCATTAAGCTGCAGGGTGGTAAGATTGGCCATGTCGGTATTGTTACAAAGGGAATGATTAAAGCAAATGAAACCGTTCATTTGGCTATCAACAAAGAGCAGAGAGGGGATACCAGAAAGAATCACAGTGCTACCCATTTACTCCAGAAAGCTCTTCGTATTGTACTTGGCTCCCATGTAGAGCAGGCAGGTTCCTTTGTAAATGAAGACAGGCTTCGATTTGACTTTACCCATTTTTCTGCTTTAAGCAAGGAAGAAATCGTAAAGGTTGAAGAAATTGTAAATGAACAGATTCAGAATGGTTTATCTGTAAATACGAATATTATGACCATTGATGAAGCTAAGAAAACCGGTGCAATGGCATTGTTTGGTGAAAAGTATGGCGACAGCGTAAGAGTTGTAACCATGGGAGAGTTCAGCAAAGAATTGTGCGGTGGTACCCATGTTGCCAATACTGGCTCTATAATGATATTTAAGATTGTATCAGAAACCGGTGTTGCTGCAGGTGTAAGACGTATTGAAGCCCTTACCGGCAAAGGCGTGTTCCGCTATTACGAGCAGTTGGAAGCAGAACTGAATCAGGCTGCAAAAGTTGCAAAAACTGAACCCGCACAGCTTTCAGCAAAAATCGAAAATCTTCAGGAGGAAATTAAAACCCTTCAGTCCGAAAATGAAAAATTAAAGAGCAAGCTTGCTAAGGATGCCTTAGGTGACGTTATGAATCAGGTAACAGAGATTAAAGGTGTTAAACTTCTAGCAGCCAGAGCAGACGGAGTGGATGTAAACAACTTAAGAAACCTTGGAGATCAGTTAAAAGATAAATTAGGTGAAGGTGTTGTAATACTGGCATCTTCTGCAGAGGATAAAGTAAATCTAATTATCATGGCTACAGATGGGGCTATAAAAGCAGGTGCCCATGCTGGTAATCTGGTTAAAGAATTAGCAGTTCTTGTAGGCGGAGGCGGTGGCGGACGTCCGAATCTTGCTCAAGCCGGCGGCAAGAATCCAGCAGGCATTGATGCCCTCATTAAAGCTGCACCTAAAGCATTAGAAAAGCAATTAAATTAA